The nucleotide sequence CACAGATGTTAAATATAGTCAAGCGCTCGTTCGCAAGAGAGCATTGAAGGAAAAGCTTGATTATGTTAGAATATCTCTAACTATGTTTTCAGCGCGATATTATTACAAAATCATAACCTTAGGTTGTCAGATGAATAAAAGCGATTCAGAGAGAATCGCCTCGCTGGTGGAGGCTCTCGGTTATAAAGAAGCGGAAGATATAGATTCCGCTGATTTAATAATTTTCAATACTTGCTCTGTGCGCCAAACGGCGGAGGACAGAGTACTTGGCAGGAACAGGGATTTTCGTCGGTTAAAAGAGAAAAATCCGCGATTGGTAATTGCCGTGACTGGTTGTATGGCTGGGCGAGATGGGGACGGGCAAATCAAAAAAAGATTGCCGGAAGTGGATTTATTTTTCCCGACCAAAGATTTAATTTATTTACCGAAATGGCTTCGCGAATTTCATCCGGAACTTTGCAACACCGGCGATAAACTAGTTGATTATCTAAAAATAGAGTCGCGTTACAATTCATCGTTTCAAGCGTTTGTGCCGATTAGTAACGGGTGTAATAATTTTTGTACTTATTGCGTGGTGCCGTATAGTCGGGGCAGGGAAGTATATCGGCCAGTTAAGGATATTTTGAGTGAAATCAAAGATTTAGATTCCCGGGGCTATAAAGAAATAACTCTATTGGGACAAGTGGTTAATCGTTATTTGCCAGCAGATGAGGAAAATTTTTCAAAAAATAATCCTTACCAAGACAATTTTGCGCGTTTGCTTTGGGAGATAAATCAATTTCCAAACATCAAAAGAATCCATTTTACCGCCGCTGACCCGCGCGATATGAACGACGAGATTATTGACGCCCTGACTTTGCCTAAACAAGTCAATTATCTTCATTTGCCCGTGCAATCCGGCGATAATGAAATATTAAGGCGCATGAATCGTAATTATACCCGCGAGGATTATTTAAGCGTTGTTAAAAAGTTGCGGGAGAAAAAACCGGAAATTGCCCTAGGCACTGATATTATTGTCGGATTTTGCGGCGAAAACGAGGGGGCCTTTCAAAATACAGTGGATTTATACAAACAAGCGGATTTTGATATTTCCTATACGGCGATGTATTCGGAGAGGACAGGAACAGTGGCTGCTAAG is from Patescibacteria group bacterium and encodes:
- the miaB gene encoding tRNA (N6-isopentenyl adenosine(37)-C2)-methylthiotransferase MiaB encodes the protein MFSARYYYKIITLGCQMNKSDSERIASLVEALGYKEAEDIDSADLIIFNTCSVRQTAEDRVLGRNRDFRRLKEKNPRLVIAVTGCMAGRDGDGQIKKRLPEVDLFFPTKDLIYLPKWLREFHPELCNTGDKLVDYLKIESRYNSSFQAFVPISNGCNNFCTYCVVPYSRGREVYRPVKDILSEIKDLDSRGYKEITLLGQVVNRYLPADEENFSKNNPYQDNFARLLWEINQFPNIKRIHFTAADPRDMNDEIIDALTLPKQVNYLHLPVQSGDNEILRRMNRNYTREDYLSVVKKLREKKPEIALGTDIIVGFCGENEGAFQNTVDLYKQADFDISYTAMYSERTGTVAAKTLKDDVSREEKKRRWEILQKLMEETVLRKNQKYVGRKVSVLVDKYENGFCYGNSSEMKLVEFPSGEDLTSKIVGVKIEKAEEWILRGELDK